One Verrucomicrobiota bacterium JB022 genomic region harbors:
- the cas5e gene encoding type I-E CRISPR-associated protein Cas5/CasD, whose translation MSEAALAIYLDGPLQAWGVSSRFQHRDTERFPTKSALLGLIAAAMGLDKGSADEAAALVRLGALRMAAYLLGAQADYGMQRLVDYHTVGAGYDRTDPWQKLLIPRKASGGAISNAVLTNRTYLLDARFAVVLEGAADQLEAVGRALADPVWGVWLGRKCCLPSAPLYCVAEASRTEALDRLLRTVNERRQASDTPALALQDGIEEPSGEDAAQSGVWYWNDQPLSFGQRAFVGRPVRRTQR comes from the coding sequence ATGTCTGAGGCTGCCCTCGCCATCTACCTCGACGGGCCTTTGCAGGCCTGGGGCGTATCCTCGCGCTTTCAACATCGCGACACCGAGCGGTTCCCGACCAAAAGCGCGCTCCTGGGCCTGATCGCCGCGGCCATGGGGCTGGACAAGGGAAGCGCCGACGAGGCCGCCGCCTTGGTTCGCCTGGGCGCGCTCCGCATGGCCGCCTACCTGCTCGGGGCTCAGGCCGATTACGGCATGCAGCGCCTCGTCGACTACCACACAGTTGGGGCCGGCTATGACCGAACGGACCCGTGGCAAAAGCTGCTGATCCCCCGCAAGGCCTCGGGTGGAGCGATCAGCAACGCCGTGTTGACCAACCGCACCTACCTGCTCGACGCGCGTTTTGCCGTGGTGCTCGAAGGGGCGGCGGACCAGCTCGAAGCGGTCGGCCGGGCGTTGGCAGACCCGGTGTGGGGCGTGTGGCTGGGGCGCAAGTGCTGCTTGCCCTCGGCGCCGCTCTATTGCGTGGCGGAGGCTTCGCGCACCGAAGCCCTCGACCGCCTGCTGCGGACGGTCAATGAGCGCCGCCAAGCGAGTGACACGCCCGCACTGGCGCTGCAGGACGGGATCGAAGAACCTTCCGGTGAGGACGCCGCGCAAAGCGGAGTCTGGTATTGGAACGACCAGCCGCTCTCGTTTGGCCAGCGCGCGTTTGTCGGGCGGCCCGTCCGGCGCACCCAGAGGTAA
- the cas1e gene encoding type I-E CRISPR-associated endonuclease Cas1e has product MALFERPPLDTLAPARDRWTPLYLEWGRLEVDDSAIKWLGSDGLVCPIPVATVSAVILGPGTTVTHAAIKAAAQCNCPIFWMGEEGLRFYAFGVTPNHDNSMARVHAAAWASTHDRNEVARRMFRHRFPHVPTEGVSIKQLRGMEGKRVKEIYSQLGEQYGVTWKGRNYNPSNWNLADNINRALSAATASHYALIASVVCSMGFIPQLGFVHQAGTLPFVYDAADLYKHETAWPAAFEAIAVNPQDDGTLVRKLFKQRVEDTRMLRRCPDDLKALFAGLDDAPAPEMHPLQPRAEA; this is encoded by the coding sequence ATGGCCCTCTTCGAACGTCCTCCGCTCGATACCCTCGCGCCCGCCCGCGACCGCTGGACCCCACTCTACCTGGAGTGGGGTCGCCTCGAAGTCGACGACTCGGCCATCAAGTGGCTGGGGAGCGACGGGCTGGTCTGCCCGATCCCGGTCGCGACCGTCTCGGCGGTCATCCTCGGGCCGGGCACGACGGTCACGCATGCGGCGATCAAGGCGGCGGCGCAGTGTAATTGCCCGATCTTCTGGATGGGCGAAGAGGGCCTGCGCTTCTACGCCTTTGGCGTCACGCCCAATCACGACAATTCGATGGCCCGGGTGCATGCCGCCGCCTGGGCCTCGACCCACGACCGCAACGAGGTGGCCCGGCGCATGTTTCGCCACCGTTTCCCCCACGTGCCCACCGAAGGCGTGTCCATCAAGCAGCTCCGCGGGATGGAGGGCAAGCGGGTCAAGGAGATCTACAGCCAGTTGGGCGAGCAGTACGGCGTCACCTGGAAGGGGCGAAACTACAACCCCTCCAACTGGAACCTGGCCGACAACATCAACCGCGCCCTCTCTGCCGCCACGGCTTCTCACTACGCGCTCATCGCCTCCGTCGTGTGCTCGATGGGCTTCATCCCGCAGCTCGGCTTTGTGCATCAGGCCGGGACGCTGCCTTTTGTCTACGACGCGGCCGACCTCTACAAGCACGAGACCGCTTGGCCCGCCGCCTTTGAGGCCATCGCCGTGAACCCTCAGGACGATGGCACGCTGGTGCGCAAACTCTTCAAGCAGCGCGTCGAAGACACCCGTATGCTGCGCCGCTGCCCGGACGATCTCAAGGCCCTCTTTGCCGGGCTCGACGATGCCCCGGCACCTGAAATGCACCCGCTGCAACCCCGCGCCGAGGCATGA
- the cas2e gene encoding type I-E CRISPR-associated endoribonuclease Cas2e: MTVLVANDVPPAIRGHLKRWFIEPRPNVFVGTLNVRTHQKVIEFILRNAPPEFGFLSISSHPNSQGYVIERFGPQGSTGREEIELSGLQLIPEAKA, encoded by the coding sequence ATGACGGTGCTGGTCGCCAACGACGTGCCTCCCGCCATCCGGGGGCACCTGAAGCGGTGGTTCATCGAACCACGCCCCAACGTCTTCGTCGGCACGCTCAACGTGCGGACCCACCAGAAGGTGATCGAGTTTATCCTGCGCAACGCACCGCCGGAGTTCGGCTTCCTCAGCATCAGCTCGCACCCCAACAGCCAGGGCTACGTGATCGAGCGCTTCGGGCCGCAAGGCAGCACCGGGCGGGAAGAGATCGAGCTCTCGGGCCTGCAACTGATCCCGGAAGCCAAGGCATAA
- the casA gene encoding type I-E CRISPR-associated protein Cse1/CasA: MNQFNLITDAWIPVRWLDGRSTRVSLKEAFLQSEAIENLDCSPPERVSLMRLLVCLTQRANPPPEDESEADWEALRESLVGNVLVYLEQPEIYRHFELFGPGPRFLQRKVATSKESVPASKLFPALASGNNATLFDQAGDDANARAFAPADLALALLSFQNFYPLYGAGYKGKGPCVDSNMVHTYFVGKNLLETIVLACLDLDSIQIACPQEGLGQPLWELDDKTAAGKAMATQSYLGRLVPRHRNLWLKDDGTGFWLEKNSLQYPTYEEIREPSATVVPVPKKAERRLLSARLERALWRDLHEITVVQAGQSHAPLTLQVHWEHVLKRTQLWTGALVTDLKAKIINTVESTRTVPRALFTPEGNTLYQKGMEEAEACSKKLWAAVKNYWEAFKNDSPPIAQAQSYYWTALEGHLQLLLDAVASEDKADTERLLGEWRAVAYSQARAAFQRTCPAKTPRQMKAHMESLNRFRPAKKQPSKKDAA, from the coding sequence GTGAATCAATTCAACCTAATCACCGATGCGTGGATCCCCGTCCGCTGGCTCGATGGACGGAGCACACGTGTCAGCCTCAAAGAGGCTTTTCTGCAGTCGGAGGCGATTGAGAACCTCGATTGCAGCCCCCCCGAGAGGGTTTCGCTGATGCGCCTTCTCGTTTGTCTCACCCAGCGAGCCAATCCCCCACCGGAAGACGAATCGGAGGCCGACTGGGAGGCCTTGCGCGAAAGTCTGGTCGGCAATGTCCTGGTCTATCTGGAACAGCCCGAAATCTATCGCCACTTCGAGCTGTTTGGGCCGGGGCCGCGCTTCCTGCAGCGCAAGGTGGCCACATCGAAAGAAAGCGTGCCCGCCAGCAAGCTCTTCCCGGCTCTCGCGAGCGGCAACAACGCAACCCTCTTCGATCAGGCAGGCGACGACGCCAATGCCCGCGCCTTTGCCCCTGCCGACCTTGCCCTCGCGCTGCTGAGTTTCCAGAACTTCTATCCGTTGTACGGGGCTGGCTATAAAGGCAAAGGGCCGTGCGTCGACAGCAATATGGTCCACACCTACTTCGTGGGCAAAAACCTGCTCGAAACCATCGTGTTGGCCTGTCTGGATCTGGATTCGATTCAGATCGCCTGTCCGCAGGAGGGGCTGGGCCAGCCGTTGTGGGAACTTGACGACAAGACGGCTGCGGGCAAGGCGATGGCGACCCAGTCTTATCTGGGCCGACTGGTGCCGCGACACCGCAACCTGTGGCTCAAGGACGACGGCACCGGCTTTTGGCTGGAGAAAAACAGCCTGCAATACCCCACCTACGAGGAGATTCGCGAGCCGTCGGCCACCGTGGTGCCAGTCCCCAAAAAGGCCGAGCGCCGATTACTCTCTGCACGCCTGGAAAGGGCGCTGTGGCGCGACCTGCACGAGATCACGGTGGTCCAGGCGGGCCAAAGCCACGCACCCCTCACGCTGCAGGTGCACTGGGAGCATGTGCTCAAGCGCACTCAACTGTGGACAGGCGCGCTCGTGACCGACCTGAAGGCCAAGATCATCAACACCGTCGAATCGACCCGCACGGTGCCCCGCGCCCTCTTTACGCCCGAAGGTAACACGCTCTACCAGAAGGGGATGGAGGAGGCTGAGGCTTGCTCCAAAAAGCTGTGGGCGGCGGTCAAAAACTACTGGGAGGCGTTCAAGAACGATTCCCCACCCATCGCACAGGCCCAGAGCTACTACTGGACGGCTTTAGAGGGCCATCTCCAGCTCCTGCTCGATGCCGTGGCCAGTGAAGACAAGGCAGACACCGAGCGGCTGTTGGGCGAATGGCGAGCCGTCGCCTATAGCCAAGCCCGTGCCGCTTTTCAGCGAACCTGCCCGGCCAAAACCCCGCGCCAGATGAAGGCCCATATGGAGAGCCTCAACCGCTTTCGCCCGGCCAAGAAGCAACCGTCCAAAAAGGATGCCGCATGA
- the cas7e gene encoding type I-E CRISPR-associated protein Cas7/Cse4/CasC yields MKHIELHILQSFPVSCLNRDDVGSPKSALFGGVQRARISSQCLKRAARLEARELSPRFQGVRSRLIKKPFHNALLDAGLPAEEAEKKADELCLLFSKTDSKNPAQVTTAVYLSPGEVNQIAQAVAGGEDPKKAIKKATRTDAADIALFGRMVANDTTLNIEGAAMVSHALSTHKSINDIDYFSAVDDGKVDTEDAGAGMIGTLEFNASTYYRFVAINLDLLAAHSHLGELPKEERAAILRAFIEAVLVAVPGARKNSMNASTRPFEVLATVKERGHPVQLVNAFEKPVRANDSGYSEASKELMKTELANLKKLWGVEYREELWLTELGMPAMLDTLVKYV; encoded by the coding sequence ATGAAACACATTGAGCTTCACATCCTGCAGTCTTTCCCCGTCTCCTGCCTGAACCGGGACGACGTCGGTTCGCCCAAGTCCGCCCTCTTCGGAGGGGTGCAACGCGCCCGCATCTCCAGCCAATGCCTCAAACGCGCGGCCCGGCTCGAAGCCCGGGAGCTTTCGCCCCGCTTCCAAGGCGTGCGCTCGCGCCTGATCAAAAAGCCTTTCCACAACGCCCTGCTGGATGCGGGGCTGCCCGCCGAAGAGGCGGAAAAGAAGGCCGACGAGCTTTGCCTGCTCTTCTCGAAGACGGACAGCAAGAACCCGGCACAGGTGACGACCGCCGTCTATCTCTCGCCCGGCGAGGTCAACCAGATCGCACAGGCGGTGGCCGGCGGTGAAGATCCCAAGAAGGCGATCAAGAAAGCCACCCGCACGGACGCCGCCGACATCGCTTTGTTTGGACGCATGGTGGCCAATGATACCACCTTGAACATCGAGGGTGCGGCGATGGTCTCGCACGCCCTTTCCACGCACAAGAGCATCAACGATATCGACTACTTTTCCGCCGTCGACGATGGCAAGGTGGATACGGAAGACGCCGGCGCGGGCATGATCGGCACGCTGGAGTTCAACGCCTCGACCTACTACCGCTTCGTCGCGATCAACCTCGACTTGCTGGCCGCGCATTCCCACCTCGGCGAGCTGCCCAAGGAAGAGCGTGCCGCCATCCTCCGGGCATTCATCGAGGCGGTGCTGGTGGCGGTGCCCGGAGCGCGCAAAAACTCCATGAATGCCTCCACCCGCCCCTTCGAGGTGCTTGCGACGGTCAAGGAGCGCGGCCACCCCGTCCAGCTGGTCAACGCCTTTGAGAAGCCGGTGCGCGCAAACGATAGTGGCTACAGTGAGGCATCCAAAGAGCTGATGAAAACCGAGCTCGCAAATCTGAAAAAGCTCTGGGGCGTGGAATACCGCGAGGAGCTTTGGCTGACTGAACTGGGCATGCCCGCCATGCTCGATACCCTCGTGAAGTATGTCTGA
- a CDS encoding 3'-5' exonuclease, which translates to MDLFLDTETTGLASTPVVTRQNFLQWPRVIAVAWLLVDAERNIRSQQRLLIRPDGFKVPGNIQLLTGLAQHQLEAEGIPIAAALERLEADLAPATQIIGHNLRFDLNVLASERLRRADHTRFPPAHLKLVCTLHLASKSREVRKQTGLSGRIPLRLLYAGLMGREIAGHHDPLQDALACRDIYYRLQDLRPPTLPKP; encoded by the coding sequence GTGGACCTCTTCCTCGATACTGAAACCACGGGCCTCGCGTCCACCCCCGTCGTGACGCGCCAGAACTTCCTGCAATGGCCGCGCGTCATCGCCGTGGCGTGGCTGCTGGTCGATGCCGAGCGAAACATCCGCTCGCAACAACGGCTGCTGATCCGACCCGATGGCTTCAAGGTGCCGGGCAACATCCAACTGCTGACGGGGCTCGCTCAACACCAGCTGGAGGCCGAAGGCATCCCGATTGCCGCAGCGCTGGAGCGACTGGAAGCCGACCTCGCCCCAGCCACGCAGATCATCGGCCACAACCTGCGGTTCGACCTCAACGTGCTGGCGAGCGAACGCCTGCGCCGCGCCGATCACACGCGTTTCCCGCCCGCGCACCTGAAGCTGGTCTGCACCTTGCACCTCGCGTCCAAATCCCGCGAAGTCCGCAAACAAACCGGCCTGAGCGGACGCATCCCCCTGCGCCTGCTCTACGCCGGCCTGATGGGGCGCGAAATTGCCGGCCACCACGACCCCCTCCAGGACGCCCTCGCCTGCCGCGACATCTATTACCGCCTGCAAGACCTACGCCCTCCTACCCTACCAAAACCGTGA
- the cas6e gene encoding type I-E CRISPR-associated protein Cas6/Cse3/CasE yields the protein MSTPSMNYLAKIEIDYELAYKQGILDSYAWHQKAWKAFPGRDGEARDFLTRVDEIDGGFRLLLLAPVQPTRPSWCPENGWACKEVPDAFFQRSSYRFSLVANPTVKKRARANGEPLKNSRRAAINSREELLAWLERKGSQHGFEVDSRTLQTLPRPRQIFLKKGAAGLHAAVEFRGTLQVRQPEAFLQAARQGIGPAKAFGFGMLCLVPTA from the coding sequence ATGAGCACCCCGAGCATGAACTACCTCGCCAAGATCGAAATCGACTACGAGCTGGCCTATAAGCAAGGGATTCTCGACTCCTACGCGTGGCACCAGAAGGCCTGGAAAGCCTTCCCGGGGCGCGATGGAGAGGCGCGCGACTTCCTGACCCGCGTGGACGAGATCGACGGCGGCTTTCGCCTGCTGCTGCTCGCCCCGGTGCAGCCGACGCGGCCTAGCTGGTGCCCCGAAAATGGTTGGGCCTGCAAGGAGGTACCGGACGCGTTTTTCCAACGCTCCAGCTACCGGTTTTCGCTCGTTGCCAATCCGACGGTGAAGAAGCGGGCGCGCGCCAATGGCGAGCCGTTGAAGAACAGCCGCCGCGCCGCGATCAACTCCCGCGAAGAACTGCTGGCGTGGCTTGAGCGCAAAGGCTCGCAGCACGGCTTCGAAGTCGATTCCCGCACGCTCCAGACGCTGCCCCGCCCGCGTCAGATCTTCCTGAAGAAAGGGGCCGCCGGGCTCCACGCCGCCGTCGAGTTTCGCGGCACGCTCCAGGTCCGCCAGCCCGAGGCATTCTTGCAGGCTGCCCGTCAAGGGATCGGCCCGGCCAAGGCCTTCGGCTTCGGCATGCTCTGCCTCGTCCCTACCGCCTGA
- a CDS encoding PEP-CTERM sorting domain-containing protein (PEP-CTERM proteins occur, often in large numbers, in the proteomes of bacteria that also encode an exosortase, a predicted intramembrane cysteine proteinase. The presence of a PEP-CTERM domain at a protein's C-terminus predicts cleavage within the sorting domain, followed by covalent anchoring to some some component of the (usually Gram-negative) cell surface. Many PEP-CTERM proteins exhibit an unusual sequence composition that includes large numbers of potential glycosylation sites. Expression of one such protein has been shown restore the ability of a bacterium to form floc, a type of biofilm.), giving the protein MKNHKLISLLLLLSGSSTAAVSAQMLVAGWDFSQYAAYSLVGENYDFTDNMYGNFSSLDRTGNYSGITGPDEYHYGTFYYGGQFGSSVMLQASEAFTRSITDNGSLTSNDGGANSEYYQVGFGNSQKVTFLTEEGQDFVNDYRLAFDAAMAGQSFVFEANVGEGNLGEDWSFSFAGMSSGGNSAIAWEYSLDGTSYLGTGVTSNLTALDTSFTVDLSEVDELDGVEQIFIRGTLSNYGAGIIPYLDNASISVGSISAVPGIPEPSTYAAFAGLLAGGLALLRRRQRSA; this is encoded by the coding sequence ATGAAAAACCACAAACTTATCAGCCTCCTGCTGTTGCTTTCGGGCTCGTCGACGGCTGCTGTTTCTGCCCAGATGCTCGTCGCCGGTTGGGATTTTTCCCAGTATGCCGCCTACAGCCTAGTCGGGGAAAATTATGACTTTACCGACAATATGTACGGTAACTTCAGCAGCCTCGACCGCACAGGTAACTACTCTGGCATCACGGGGCCCGATGAATACCACTACGGCACGTTTTACTACGGCGGCCAATTCGGCTCCAGCGTCATGCTGCAGGCCAGCGAGGCGTTCACGCGCAGCATCACCGATAACGGCAGCCTCACCTCCAACGACGGCGGCGCGAACAGCGAATACTACCAAGTCGGCTTCGGTAACAGTCAGAAGGTAACCTTCCTGACCGAAGAGGGCCAAGACTTCGTCAACGATTACCGACTGGCCTTCGATGCCGCCATGGCGGGCCAAAGCTTTGTCTTTGAGGCCAATGTGGGCGAAGGCAACCTGGGTGAGGACTGGAGCTTTTCCTTCGCTGGGATGAGCAGCGGGGGCAACAGCGCGATCGCTTGGGAATACTCGCTCGATGGCACCAGCTACCTGGGAACGGGCGTCACGAGTAACCTCACCGCTCTGGATACCAGCTTTACCGTGGACCTCAGCGAGGTCGACGAACTCGACGGCGTGGAGCAGATTTTCATCCGCGGCACTCTCAGCAACTACGGCGCGGGCATCATTCCATACCTGGATAATGCTTCGATTTCCGTGGGGTCGATTTCTGCGGTGCCCGGAATTCCGGAGCCCTCCACTTACGCCGCCTTCGCGGGTCTGCTCGCGGGAGGCCTAGCTTTGCTGCGCCGTCGTCAACGCAGCGCTTAA
- the casB gene encoding type I-E CRISPR-associated protein Cse2/CasB: MSTDTSPTHTQTFVNRLEELKRDRGAIAELRRYWSPTLRHYAYPHFGRLGILNRQSDMIVAAVFAQHPQHSAKGLSIGQAALKIAGGRAGAAGYEAGERHFQRLLACSDGDLEDVADQLHRLATRLSRVEGSPLNYEKLARDLTDWRFQRAEQVKLSWARDFWQAPKEEDGNQS, encoded by the coding sequence ATGAGCACCGACACTTCACCTACTCATACCCAAACGTTCGTAAATCGTTTAGAAGAACTCAAAAGAGATCGGGGCGCCATCGCCGAGCTGCGGCGCTACTGGAGCCCCACCCTGCGCCACTACGCCTATCCGCACTTTGGACGCCTCGGGATCCTGAATCGCCAAAGCGACATGATCGTGGCCGCAGTTTTCGCGCAACACCCCCAGCACAGCGCCAAGGGCCTGAGCATCGGCCAGGCAGCCTTGAAAATCGCCGGTGGGCGGGCGGGGGCCGCTGGCTACGAAGCGGGCGAACGACACTTCCAACGTCTGTTAGCCTGTTCCGACGGCGATCTCGAAGATGTCGCCGATCAACTCCACCGCCTCGCCACCCGGCTCTCTCGAGTCGAGGGCAGCCCACTGAATTACGAGAAGCTTGCCCGCGATCTGACGGACTGGCGGTTTCAGCGCGCCGAGCAGGTGAAGCTGAGCTGGGCTCGCGATTTCTGGCAGGCTCCCAAGGAGGAAGACGGTAACCAATCATGA